One window from the genome of Carnobacteriaceae bacterium zg-84 encodes:
- a CDS encoding prealbumin-like fold domain-containing protein yields MTFSKLVKRICVLIAFVCLPFSNHAHANDTVTIEIISPNAFANNQDIQYHLFKIGADQSEVDWVKTQDLHTLKNKYTASVVSLNDQSYKVQLERGLYYVLAVSEKTELAITEIVPFFIDLTGNDFENKTIHAKQFHPTGELHLFKYEQQGKERTPLANVAFSLYTKNNEIVHVKNGLATLDADGETVLNTDEMGNIRIFGLAEGEYIIKEVKALPGYQLLTDTPMIMIKANDVTNIAIENHPTHFGGKRFKKVNEQTPAKALQGAVFEVLDADKKPLLRGGHTYTLTSGENGYFEVQDLPYGKYYLREVKAPIVDNVEYAVLGVDIAFEITPISYTDDTLTIIVNRPLPPDLIGRWLPHTGELLSNGYVWGIVFVIVGIFLKKKSVKHDNEENQN; encoded by the coding sequence ATGACATTTTCTAAATTAGTCAAAAGAATATGTGTGTTGATTGCGTTTGTCTGTTTACCATTTTCTAATCATGCGCATGCAAATGATACGGTAACGATTGAAATTATTAGTCCGAATGCTTTTGCCAATAATCAAGATATTCAATATCATCTGTTTAAAATTGGAGCAGACCAGTCTGAAGTAGATTGGGTGAAAACGCAAGATTTGCACACTTTGAAAAATAAATATACTGCATCTGTTGTGTCATTAAATGACCAGTCCTATAAAGTCCAGTTGGAGAGAGGCTTGTATTATGTACTGGCAGTATCTGAAAAAACAGAGCTTGCTATAACAGAAATTGTACCTTTTTTTATTGATTTAACAGGGAATGATTTTGAAAATAAAACGATTCATGCAAAGCAATTTCATCCAACAGGAGAATTACATTTGTTTAAATATGAACAACAAGGAAAAGAGCGAACACCACTAGCGAATGTTGCCTTTTCTTTGTATACAAAAAATAATGAGATTGTACATGTGAAAAACGGCTTAGCAACACTTGATGCAGACGGAGAAACGGTATTAAACACTGATGAAATGGGAAATATTCGTATTTTCGGTCTTGCTGAAGGGGAATATATTATCAAAGAAGTCAAAGCGTTGCCGGGGTATCAACTATTAACAGATACACCAATGATTATGATTAAAGCGAATGACGTGACGAATATTGCGATAGAAAATCACCCAACACATTTTGGAGGGAAACGATTTAAGAAAGTGAATGAACAAACACCCGCTAAGGCTTTACAAGGTGCTGTTTTTGAAGTGTTAGACGCTGACAAAAAACCACTATTAAGAGGTGGACATACATATACTCTTACCTCTGGGGAAAATGGATATTTTGAAGTACAGGATTTGCCTTATGGAAAATATTATTTAAGAGAAGTAAAAGCACCGATTGTCGATAATGTTGAATATGCTGTATTGGGTGTAGATATTGCATTCGAGATTACACCTATATCATATACAGATGATACGCTGACAATTATTGTGAATAGACCTTTACCACCTGATCTTATTGGGCGTTGGTTACCACATACAGGT
- a CDS encoding SpaH/EbpB family LPXTG-anchored major pilin, which produces MTRTSKLKRVNRVALAMMLLGGAFVPAVPYAQPVFAINGVSASVPDRTTVTIVKLQADAYNSTVPKVNENGQALTNTEIGALGTNVRTLSNVTFKWYKIPEDKLNDPEWTNEKLMAKTEAQLDALITGNDNSGLLDPTAENGEVRFIRTKEQNGTYWIIEHSAPSEVSAGYAVPFRLTVPLSASDGSGYLSEAHVYPKNVTGKLPSVDKDVNQLGSNEGSYNAGQDIQFYLKGTIPTNIDTYSKYDFTDTLDEALDYVGVGKVQFGTTELIKDTDYTVTPPTTDNRTVTVSLTSEGLDKITRSVSLDKRNHPSATEIGNVTENTDANPFIQVELKAKINDKAIMGKGIKNETKIVYKNSGGNHHDPNDPHKPNTPPSTPPGTPDTPPETPETPPSPPVYVYTGGKRFTKDDATNENVTLSGAEFKLYNTDQDETPMKWTDGLIAANKAAIDAGKFKLAVAGEDIVLVSDEHGEFEIKGLGYLPDTSTTAIGDGSKQYYLKETKAPTGYQLLTSKISFTVSQTSYYIDPTAIMSATENGNATADKVHNNKRPTIPDTGGIGTVIFIALGLGLMGFAFIGMKKSKK; this is translated from the coding sequence CAAGTAAGTTAAAGCGGGTTAATCGTGTTGCTTTAGCCATGATGTTACTTGGTGGTGCTTTTGTTCCGGCTGTTCCGTATGCGCAACCTGTTTTTGCAATTAACGGTGTTTCAGCTAGCGTTCCTGATAGAACAACAGTAACCATTGTGAAGTTACAAGCAGATGCGTATAACAGTACTGTTCCTAAAGTAAATGAAAATGGTCAAGCATTGACTAATACAGAAATAGGAGCATTAGGGACAAATGTAAGAACATTATCAAATGTTACCTTCAAATGGTATAAAATTCCAGAGGATAAACTAAATGATCCAGAATGGACAAATGAAAAACTGATGGCTAAAACAGAAGCACAGCTAGATGCGTTAATTACTGGTAATGATAACTCAGGACTGTTAGATCCAACAGCTGAAAATGGAGAAGTGCGATTTATTCGTACAAAAGAACAAAATGGTACATATTGGATTATCGAACATTCAGCACCGTCAGAAGTATCAGCAGGATATGCTGTGCCATTCCGTTTGACAGTACCTTTAAGTGCAAGTGATGGATCAGGCTATTTATCAGAAGCTCATGTGTATCCAAAAAACGTAACAGGTAAATTACCGTCAGTAGACAAGGATGTGAATCAACTTGGTTCAAATGAGGGTAGCTATAATGCTGGTCAAGACATTCAATTCTATTTAAAAGGAACGATTCCGACAAATATTGATACCTATTCTAAATATGACTTTACAGATACATTGGATGAAGCATTAGATTATGTAGGTGTTGGTAAAGTTCAATTTGGTACAACTGAATTGATTAAAGATACAGACTATACAGTAACACCTCCAACAACAGATAATAGAACAGTTACTGTTTCTTTAACATCAGAGGGGTTAGATAAAATCACACGTAGCGTTTCGCTAGATAAACGTAATCATCCAAGTGCTACGGAAATTGGTAATGTGACAGAAAATACAGATGCAAATCCATTTATTCAAGTCGAGTTAAAAGCAAAAATCAATGATAAAGCAATTATGGGTAAAGGGATTAAAAACGAAACGAAAATCGTTTATAAAAACAGTGGCGGTAATCATCATGATCCAAATGATCCACATAAACCAAATACACCACCAAGCACACCACCGGGTACACCAGATACTCCACCAGAAACACCGGAAACACCACCTTCTCCACCGGTATACGTTTATACAGGAGGTAAAAGATTTACAAAAGATGATGCAACAAATGAAAATGTGACATTATCTGGAGCGGAATTTAAACTGTATAATACTGATCAAGATGAAACACCTATGAAATGGACAGACGGATTAATTGCAGCAAATAAAGCAGCGATTGATGCGGGTAAATTTAAACTAGCTGTTGCGGGTGAAGACATTGTATTAGTTTCTGATGAACATGGAGAATTTGAAATTAAAGGGTTAGGATATCTTCCAGATACATCAACCACAGCAATTGGTGACGGTTCAAAACAATATTACTTAAAAGAAACAAAAGCACCAACTGGGTATCAACTATTAACGTCAAAAATTTCGTTTACAGTATCACAAACATCATACTATATAGATCCAACAGCAATAATGTCAGCAACCGAGAACGGAAATGCGACTGCAGATAAAGTGCATAATAACAAACGTCCAACCATTCCAGATACAGGTGGTATTGGTACAGTTATCTTTATTGCTTTAGGATTAGGTTTAATGGGCTTTGCCTTTATTGGTATGAAAAAATCAAAAAAATAA